The following nucleotide sequence is from Vanessa cardui chromosome 19, ilVanCard2.1, whole genome shotgun sequence.
GCCCCACATGGTGTCCGATGTCGACTAGCGTCCGATCTTACACCAATATACGCCAGAATCAACCATGAACGGTACCGGACCGTAAGACCTACGTAAGTCGAAGGGAACTACCGGtcaattctttaaaatatcGAGATATCatagaaattagaaaaaattAAGCAATCCATATTAACCTTACTTTTATTCCTAAACATATACCAATTTTATGAGATGTATTTCCATACTGTCTGAGGTTGGTTTTATCTagaatttttcttatttcaatatctttaatttatatttaaattaaatgcttgaaattaatacttaaaataaaaaatatttgtagtatatAAATTGTGTGCAAGTTACATTGACacctaaaaaaagaaatataatagctcttattattattcattgaaGAACTAGCCTTTGAATATTGAGGCTCTGGGTTAATGAATTCTGTGATGTAGTTTATTGGAGGAATGACAGTCATATCAGTAATATCATATAGTAATACGCTAAGTATGATAAAGGCGCTCGTGTGGGTCTCTCTCACCCTGCGCATCAACTCATTTGCGCATGACTGTATAAAAGTCGTAAGTGGGCGCAAAATATGAAgctgttttatttcaaataggcCAAAGAAAAATGGTCTATCTGATGCATATTAAGTTTtgctgtttggcagtagaaaatatgataaatagGTGTAGTAAGTACATACGAACTGGAACAAATCCCGATCATAACATTTTATCACTCCAAAAATATTGTGACTTTGTGAATAGATGACCAATATGTCTTtagctgagacggcccagtggttagaacgcttgcatcttaaccgatgattgcgagttcaaacccaggcaaacatcactatatatatgtgcataatttgtgttaataatttagtaaggaaacctgcatgtatctaatttcatcgaaattctgcctgtgcattccaccaacccgcattggaacagcgtggtggaatatgttccaaagcctctccttgatggaagaggagttCTCACTGCATGTCTTGGTCATTCTTCATCCTAGTTTTCTATCATCAGTTACGAAGTGTACACAGTATTTGAATTTTGACACAGTTTAAAGAGCGACTAATAAGGAGTGTGTAAGGGACGTTAATTTCCACCTGGTATGATATCGCTATTGTATCTTGAATATCAGTGACTGGCTGAGTCTACGACCGTgtcttaaactttttattttaattattaagaggTTTCTTTGGTTATCATTTTACGGTTTTCATACTTGGTCGgctataaagattattttcaaaagaaacGCACCCAAAGGGTGTGATGGAAGCAGGTCTATTTATTGAATTGCACTTACTGAAGGATCAAAAACTCCATCTAACACAAATGTACTGTTTAACTTGTGTCTCATCAGGAAAACGACACAATCTTATTAATTACATGGTCCAACCAATAAATAACTTCATTTGAActggaatcttttttttttatggtataggttggcggacggtcatataggccacctgatggaaagtggtcaccatcgcccatagacaatgaagccgtaagaaatatgaactattccttacatcgtcaatgtgccaccaaccttgggaactaagatgttatgtcccttgtgcctgtagttacactggctcactcaaccttcaaaccggaacacaacaatactgagtactattatttggcggtagaataactgatgagtgggtggtgcctacccagacgcgCTTGCAGAAagcgctaccaccaagtatcgTTTGATTAACACCATAAAATATTAGCCTCTCCAGGACAAATGCTTTCGAGAGGTAAAGTAAGCAGGTACAACTATGTTGATTCCTACTTGACTGTATGTTTGAGTGCCATTATTGTGACGAAATAccaattctaaataaaaagattatcatatatcatattcCTTTCAATTTGACATATGAATGGGTCTTGAAATACCTTGTCTATAGATAATGGATATTCCTATCagtgagattttatttttagtaagagGAATGATAACAGTATAACATTAGCTCAACTTGGAGTATCTGATGTCTGAAATCGGGACGATCCAGCAATGATCCAAGAAGTCACAACATAGACTGGTTATCTTATCCTTGCTCCTACCTAGCTATACCAATATTACTCGTATAGAAgtgaataagaaaataaaacaaacaacagcaAAATTTTGGCCAATTATTTTGTCAAACTCCGAAGAAATTTGTTTTGACTGTTaccttttttatgtaaaatcaatgttttatttcaagtacCTAACTAacctacaatttttaatatacaacgaAAATAATAGGTATTTGCACAACCTACTCGTATTTCGAAGTGCATAAGTTTGAGTCCAAACAGGCACTCGATTCCCTCACCCTCATAGTCCGATGAGATCAATCTGATATGACGATAGGGATCAGATCAAATTAACTTGGTCAACCTACAACTTCAGAACTGTTAGATATCCTTGGTAGAACAAATTTTGGTGACACCATATTAAATTCGACCTCTCGAACCATATACACCAACAAGATAAACgagatagtcaaattaaaaaaaagttgttactGTTAAAAAACCATATAATTCTACTatcattataaatgcgaaaatttgTGAGGACTACTGACcagatttgtatgaaattttacagtaatataagtTATACATCTGAATAACACAAGCTACAATTTAACGtgattttacataatttgaTCATAGTGTAACGTGTCTAgctagtatattattatgtaacccTAGTGTCTTTAtggaaaaatgaaattaaaatttctaaaaaaaaaatgtctaacgTTTAATGTTGTTACTGAACATTAATTTACTAAACtagcttatttaataaatccttCAAAATGCAAAAATCTACAGCACTcattaaaacgaaacaaaaaagtattaagGGAGCGGTGTTAAAACGaacaattcaatttttaaaacaaagaaacaTCAAAAGGACGCGCGACACCGAAACGTTTCGAGCACTCGATTGGCTGAAAATGGCTGACGCTCACGTGCTATTGGTCAAAGATAATGTTTGTGGACTATCAGTTTTGCGGGGGAGATAAACCAAAACTTAACCGCAAATGTTGACAGAAGCTTTTAAACAATAACACACGCAAAATACAACTCTATAACATTGtgataaaatacaaattcatataATCGCATTTATTGCGTCTGGATGAAATCTGGATGATGAAGCGAGATGGAAAATCAATCGTCGAGTTTTTAATGGGTGTGAAAAAGAGAGATATCCCGTAAAGGGTTGCGTTACACTTTAtaagtaaaatgttatgttaatgtTTGCATACATTAAGCCTACGTTTTCTttctaatgaatattaatttaacagtcgaatataattatcatgtctgataatttaataaaaatgagaaaAGTGTTACTAAggagtttttaatgtttattaatttgctttattttatttatttcaagtaattataatgtttgaattaaaataactaaattgtaaactaaatatatcgatatcatttgtttcataaaattacattacaataattgtATCTTCACAATACAAAAAAGACACTTTAAAATATCGAAACAAATGAAACACGTCATTACCAAAACCAACTCCTTATTttacgaaataattttattacaatagataatttaaaactgtccAACTTCACCCCACCACTCGGGGATAAAAGAGGAATGGGCGGGGCAGAAATTAAAACTGAAACACGGATAAAAAGCTAGACGTCTCTCTCCCGCAAATGAGCAGTCCAAAGTGCAGTAAGCGGCTTACAATGGGAGTTGACACTCGATGTTATGTCTGTCCCTTTCTGTTTTTACTCTGTCAAATAGAGCTATCTCGTTAGCAGCCCTTCGTAGATATAAAGGTATAAGCGGAGTACAGTCAGTTCCACGTGAGACTGTATTTTGTAATCAGTGAAGTGGCGCCTTTATTCTGAAGCGCAGGCACAATGTTCGCGCGTTTGacaatttgacatttaatttggCGGGAACACCGTTTCATGTTTTCAGATACGCAAAGGCTTAATCTTATACGGTTCGGTATTCTATAAGTGagctctttttatataatagtttttaaagtGATGTTAGAAGCCAGTTGAAGATTGTTATAGTTATTGCGTTTGCAATAACTTGGATCctagtttattttaaagcaataataaggtaagataaaattaattttattatttaaattttcatttcctATTTCCCATAAAAACTAGTGGtcgctgaaaaaaaaaagaaaaaatgttacagtagaaatcaaatttaaataatgaatatattaacataCTAAGATTTGTAAtgtgtgtattaaaatataaggttTAATCCAATCAAATTGAGATACATACGCCTAAAGTACTTCTCTTTActtgttttagtatttttttggaCTGTTGGAAAACTTCGGTTAGTTTTACAGTCGTCTTTCGTCTTGGCTTCTCTTGAGCTGAAGTCAGTACTATATTACTTTTCCCTTTACTTTCAATGCTAACCTCATCTAATTCTGTGATATTTTCGTCAGTAATTTCtcgtgtattatttatttccgtcgtgaaataaatgtgttttgtaACATTATCAAAGGTTGTTTTTGCTAATTGCTCTTCAGTGTTATGTGTATAATCTTCTACACTGAGAATATTTCTGCTTGTAGTTGTATCAACGACGCTTAGTTCTACCGTCGTCGCTAGATCGCTGTCCAACTTAGGTTTACCTGAACATATTTCATGTAACTGTTTCTTTGTTTCattaaatgatttttctttttttatagcaTCAGTATTTACTATCGTCGGTGTAGGTTTAATCATGGAAGTATTAAATTCAGAAGTAGTTTGAACAGCGATTGTATCTGAAACTGATTCCTTTTTAGTAGTTTTAATATCCGTATGATGAACGTTTCTagtaactttaatatattttagtttattgtcCATTTTATAAGTATCTAATTCATTAATAGTTTGTTTAACATCTATTGTATTCAAGACAGGTATTATTTCTTTTACAGGTGatttttctttgattttatcatatttagtaatattaacatgatttatattgattactttggtatactttattttatctgaAGTTATCATAGTCTTTTTTGGACGAATATTTctattggattttatttttattgttttttgtttcgtGGTCAATTCATTTCTTTGTGACATCActcgattaattaaaatatttttaaattcatccaAGGATAGGTAAGCTTTCGGAATTTTCGATTCAACtggattatttatgtatatcaaaGGGTCGGAAGCAGTTCTTATATGTTCCTTAACCACGAGATTGTGTATTTTAAATCCATTGACATCTTTAAGTTTCTTAACATGTATCTCGTATTGTCTGTTGTTCTTGAACAAGCGACGCGATGACATGTTATAGTCtagaaaataaacacaaatcaattaGATCTTGGCaagaagtaaataaattaaaaaaaaaaaaacaattttttttttttcaaaattgtttaactaaattaattaataaaacattcataatttaaaactatactaTCTGTAATTgcttctttatattttaaataaagatccGAAATAACATCTTCAGgcactaaattaattttatttttatcacaagcaacgtataaaaataaaaacgttaaaaatataatcgatttgatattaaaaatctcACGACAATAAAACATCTTTCGCATTACTTGGCATGTTTGTAAAACAAACAAGAAATTAACGATTTTACACTCTAATTGGTTTATGCACGCGTGTATgcgttttcattttattgtttggAAATGCTTTCTCGTCCGTTTCATTACAAAAGTAAttgaaagatttttaaatatagaatattgtgtttaaaaatagaatcaatgaaaatttaaaaataataagaatacaaGATACTAAATGCTTTTTATTACGTGATGTTATACAGGAATCTATGAATGAGATTAACCGTCGGttctttgaattaaataatgaaaaaaggttttataataaaattcattcacCAAAAAAATTTGATTAACATTTTCATGGAAGTTCATTTTACGGCTTTTTCTAGAAAATTTCACTAAAAATACGGTTTTTCTTGGCATTTACGTAATaacaactattatttaatataataataaataaattaataataaactaatttcaatgaaatttatttttaaatatgaacgtACCACTAAAATAATACATCATTTTTACGCTAAATAgttaatttagaataaatataaaaagtacaccgataattaaaaaaaaatacgttatcaATCACAAATGTCAATATGAACACAAATGTCAGTATTTTCTATTGATTTTATGTGACGTTAATATTTTAGCTGTAATGACAAACgtcattgtaaataattagGACATATGCTTACataaaaaatgacatatttGAAACTGCTGCTGAATTTCTTATCGGATCCTCTTCTTACTTCTTTattcaaagttttaattttatt
It contains:
- the LOC124537894 gene encoding uncharacterized protein LOC124537894, giving the protein MRKMFYCREIFNIKSIIFLTFLFLYVACDKNKINLVPEDVISDLYLKYKEAITDNYNMSSRRLFKNNRQYEIHVKKLKDVNGFKIHNLVVKEHIRTASDPLIYINNPVESKIPKAYLSLDEFKNILINRVMSQRNELTTKQKTIKIKSNRNIRPKKTMITSDKIKYTKVININHVNITKYDKIKEKSPVKEIIPVLNTIDVKQTINELDTYKMDNKLKYIKVTRNVHHTDIKTTKKESVSDTIAVQTTSEFNTSMIKPTPTIVNTDAIKKEKSFNETKKQLHEICSGKPKLDSDLATTVELSVVDTTTSRNILSVEDYTHNTEEQLAKTTFDNVTKHIYFTTEINNTREITDENITELDEVSIESKGKSNIVLTSAQEKPRRKTTVKLTEVFQQSKKILKQVKRSTLGRPLVFMGNRK